GATGTCTTCCAAATAAAAAAGGGCAAAGGGATTTGTGTGTGCCCCTTTGCCCTTTTTTCACTCAAACTCCGCTAGTACGTCACATTCAGTCCGAAACCTCCGCCAGGCCTAGTTCTTGATGCCGTATTTTCTCTTGAACTTTTCTACCCGACCGGCCGAGTCGACGAATTTCTGTTTCCCCGTGTAGAAAGGGTGGCACTCCGAGCAGATCTCCACGTGGATGCTCGGCACCGTGGAGCGCGTTTCGACCACGTGCCCGCAAGCGCAGACGATCTTGGCCGCTTTGTATTCCGGATGGATCCCCGCTTTCATAACAACCTCTGCAAAATCTATAGCATGAAAGGTTAGCGGCTTCAAATCACACGGCGAGGCCGCGATCCTTCACTTCGCTCAGGATGACCGAAGCGGTCACTTTAGAATCTCCTTCAATTTCGGAACCAGCGTGGCATCGATGTTGAAAACGTCTTTGACGTTGCGCTCCAGCGTTGCGCCGTCCAACGGATTGATATCGAGCTTGGCCTTCTCCGCGTCGGCTAGAAATTCCTTGTCCTTCACGGTGTCCATGAAGGCTTTGCGTAGAATCTCGATTCGATCTTGTGGAGTGCCCGGCGGCACGACATAGGGACGGGCCGCGGGGCCGACCGTGTGAACCGCGGAGCGGATCAGCTTTTTTCCGTCCTCCGTCTTTGCGTAGTTGATAGCCAGCGGGACTTTCGGCAGGTCGGGATGGGCCTTGGCGACATTCTGCAACACAATGATCGCACTGCCCGATTCCATCTCGCTGCGCCACGTCGATTTCAAGGATTCCCAAGAATTGCAAACCCCCTGGACCTCGCCGCTGTTGAACGCGAGCTTTATAGTGGCGGTGCCCGTATAACCGGAAACGATCTGGACCGGGAGGCCGATCGCTTCCTTGAG
The DNA window shown above is from Candidatus Binatia bacterium and carries:
- the rpmE gene encoding 50S ribosomal protein L31, which gives rise to MKAGIHPEYKAAKIVCACGHVVETRSTVPSIHVEICSECHPFYTGKQKFVDSAGRVEKFKRKYGIKN